The Rhinopithecus roxellana isolate Shanxi Qingling chromosome 14, ASM756505v1, whole genome shotgun sequence genome includes a window with the following:
- the LOC104675284 gene encoding 60S ribosomal protein L3, with protein sequence MSHRKFSAPRHGSLGFLPRKRSSRHRGKVKSFPKDDPSKPVHLTAFLGYKAGMTHIVREVDRPGSKVNKKEVVEAVTIVETPPMVVVGIVGYVETPRGLRTFKTVFAEHISDECKRRFYKNWHKSKKKAFTKYCKKWQDEDGKKQLEKDFSSMKKYCQVIRVIAHTQMRLLPLRQKKAHLMEIQVNGGTVAEKLDWARERLEQQVPVNQVFGQDEMIDVIGVTKGKGYKGVTSRWHTKKLPRKTHRGLRKVACIGAWHPARVAFSVARAGQKGYHHRTEINKKIYKIGQGYLIKDGKLIKNNASTDYDLSDKSINPLGGFVHYGEVTNDFVMLKGCVVGTKKRVLTLRKSLLVQTKRRALEKIDLKFIDTTSKFGHGRFQTMAEKKAFMGPLKKDRIAKEEGA encoded by the coding sequence ATGTCTCACAGAAAGTTCTCCGCTCCCAGACATGGGTCCCTCGGCTTCCTGCCCCGGAAGCGCAGCAGCAGGCATCGCGGGAAGGTTAAGAGCTTCCCTAAGGATGACCCGTCTAAGCCGGTCCACCTCACAGCcttcctgggatacaaggctggcaTGACCCACATCGTGCGGGAAGTGGACAGGCCAGGATCTAAGGTGAACAAGAAGGAGGTGGTGGAGGCTGTAACCATTGTGGAGACGCCACCCATGGTGGTTGTGGGCATTGTGGGCTACGTGGAAACCCCTCGAGGCCTCCGGACCTTCAAGACTGTCTTCGCTGAGCACATCAGTGATGAATGCAAGAGGCGTTTCTATAAGAACTGGCATAAATCTAAGAAGAAGGCCTTTACCAAGTACTGCAAGAAGTGGCAGGATGAGGATGGCAAGAAGCAGCTGGAGAAGGACTTCAGCAGCATGAAGAAGTACTGCCAAGTCATCCGTGTCATTGCCCACACCCAGATGCGCCTGCTTCCTCTGCGCCAGAAGAAGGCCCACCTGATGGAGATCCAGGTGAACGGAGGCACCGTGGCCGAGAAACTGGACTGGGCCCGTGAGAGGCTCGAGCAGCAGGTACCCGTGAACCAAGTGTTTGGGCAGGATGAGATGATCGACGTCATCGGGGTGACCAAGGGCAAAGGCTACAAAGGGGTCACCAGTCGTTGGCACACCAAGAAGCTGCCCCGCAAGACCCACCGAGGCCTGCGCAAGGTGGCCTGCATTGGGGCATGGCATCCTGCTCGTGTGGCCTTCTCTGTGGCACGTGCTGGGCAGAAAGGCTACCATCACCGCACTGAGATCAATAAAAAGATCTATAAGATTGGCCAGGGCTACCTTATCAAGGACGGCAAGCTGATCAAGAACAATGCCTCCACTGACTATGACCTGTCTGACAAGAGCATCAACCCTCTGGGTGGCTTTGTCCATTATGGTGAAGTGACCAATGACTTTGTCATGCTGAAAGGCTGTGTGGTGGGAACCAAGAAGCGGGTGCTCACCCTCCGCAAGTCCTTGCTGGTGCAGACGAAGCGGCGGGCTCTGGAGAAGATTGACCTTAAGTTCATTGACACCACCTCCAAGTTTGGCCATGGCCGCTTCCAGACCATGGCAGAGAAGAAAGCATTCATGGGACCACTCAAGAAAGACCGAATTGCAAAGGAAGAAGGAGCTTAA